AAAAAGCCCCGAAGAAAATGTCGGAGCAGTTCGCGTCGGATGTCCATGCGCTGCCGACTATCCTGCATGAAACAAAGCAGACGCTGCATGAGCCCGTCGCGATCAGTGATGATGATATCGCGACGATTATTTATACCTCCGGCACCACGGGAAAACCGAAGGGCGTGATTCATAGTCACGGGAATATAGCGGAAGCGATGCGGGCGACCTCGGAGATTCTGGAGACGCCGGACGGGATGATTGATCGGTATTTCTCGTTTCTGCCGCTGAGCCACGTGGCGGAGCGGCAGCTGGTGGAAGTCGGTTCCATCATGAACGGGGCGGAAGTCGCGTTCGCAAGGTCGATAGATACCCTGGGTGAAGATCTTCTGCGGTGCCGGCCGACCATTCTTCTGTGCGTGCCGCGTCTTTGGGAAAAGATCTATGAGAAGATTCAAACCGGACTCTTGACGGCGAGCCCTATCAAACGCACGGTTTTTGCCCTGGCCCGTACTCTGGGCGAGCAGCGGATCGACGATGATAAGATTAAAAAAGCCAAGGATCAAAGCCTCGGCGGTATCGTGTCGGACGCTTTGGTGGGCCGCAAATTGCGCGAGCGTTTGGGGCTGGATCGCTGCCGCATGTTTGTCACGGGTGCGGCACCGACCCGGCCTGAGGTCATGCGCTTTTTCGGGGCGTTCGGCGTGATGATTCGCGAGGTCTATGGACTGACGGAGAACCTTTGCCTCGGCGTCCTGAATGATGCCCATGAGGTCATTATCGGCAGCTGCGGCAAGGCCTTTCCCGGCAATGAAATCCGCATAGCCGATGACGGTGAGATCATGTTCCGCGCCCCTTGGATGTTCAAAGGCTATTATAAAAATCCCGTCGCGACCCGCGAAGTCCTTTCGGACGACGGCTGGTTCGCAACGGGTGATCTTGGAGCCTTGGACAGCGAAGGACGCCTTCGTATCGTCGGTCGCAAAAAAGAGCTTTTGAAGACATCGGGCGGAAAATACGTGGCTCCGGTGCCGATCGAGGATAACCTGAAGTCGCATCCTATAGTGAAGGACGCGATGATAGTCGGTGATGATAAAAAATACTGCGTGGCCCTGGTTTCGCTGGATAATGAAACCGCGAAGGCCTTGAATTCGGACGAACGCAAAGAGGAGCTGAAAAAGCTTCTGCGTCGGGTGAATGAGCAGCTGGCCAGTTTCGAATCCATCAAGCGCGTCGGTGTGATGAAAGATTCGTTCACTGTGGAAAATGGGGCGCTGACACCGACCTTGAAAGTAAAACGCAACGTCGTCGCGAAGCAGAAGGAAGAATTCATCGACCGGCTTTATCGTTCCGACGATGTGGTTGTGTACGAGATTTGAGCTTATTTCGGGGCAGCCGTGGACGTGTTGTCCGCGGCTGTTTTTGCGCTCGCCGCTTTTTCCTGCGCATACTTGAAAACGACGGATAAACGCACCTGGGTTCCCAGCTTGTCCGTAATCGTCATCTCGCGATTCTCAATCCGTGGCCCGTGCGGCAGAGTTTCCGGAATAATAGGAAAGGTCACTTCACCGACCGTCAGGTCATCACCCCAGAATCCGAATTTTTTGCTTCGCTCAAAGAGTTCGATGCGACAGATGATGGAGACCCCATCCTCCGCAACCTTGAATTTGCGCATGGTCTCGGCCGCGATCTCGCGAATGACGTCACCGCTCAGGGCAATGCTGAACAACGGATTGGGTTTTTTATCGGGCACCCAGTTCTTCAGGCTCTTGATTTCAATTTCGCCGAATTCCCCAATGACACGTTCAATTTTCAGGCGTTCGGTGAAGGGTTTCTTCACTTCCTCTTTCAGGATGGGGAGGGCATCGGCTGTGAGTTTGAAGTAATAATTGTTGATCCCGCTTGGATCCTGGTTGCCCGAGCGCAGGGCTTTGATGGTCACGGTCAGATCGAGTTTATCGTAGTCGATAAATGTTTCCTCACCCTTCCCAAAGAGTGGGCTTGAGAGGAGCAGCCATGTCAAAAGCCAGATGCGCATGAGGAACCCTTTCGTCCTGGTCATTTTCGGCAGTTATCCGGTCGGGTTTGAGTCCGCGGGTAAAGATCAGGGTTGGGGAATCAGGCAAAATGCCCCGGTTTGCGGCTTTGATTTTCGGTGGATCCCTCGCTCCGGCCGGCAGGGGGCGGGGCTGTATAACGCGCTGTTGACAGGGCGGAAGTCCTGTCCTAGTCTGCGATCCTTGCAGGAACTTCATCCGCATAATCGACGTGACGGACCTATGGATTCATCCCTGACCATTCTCTTTCAAGATCATCACCTCGTGGCTGTCAGCAAGCCGGCGCGTTTGCCTGTGGCATCGGATCACAGTGGGGATGAGACCCTCTTGGAACGCGTGCGGGCCTGGAATGCCGCGCGGCAGGAGGAGGGGAAAAAGGGTTACTGCGTGCCCATCCACTTTCTGGATCGGCCGGTTTCTGGGCTGGTGCTGTTTGGATTGAGCAGCAAGGGGGCCGCGCGTTTGAATGAGATGTTCCGAAAGAGGCAGCTGAATAAAATTTATGTGGCCATTGTCGAGGGGATTCCGCGGCAGCCGCGCGGCCGACTCGAGCATTTTCTGGCCAAGGATAAAAATAGCAATCTGACCCGGATTACAGGGGCCAAGGATCCTGAGGCCAAGCGCAGTATCCTTGATTACGAAGTGATTGCGACCCACGGCAACCGCAGCTGGATCCGCGTGGAACCGGAAACCGGAAGGAGCCACCAGATTCGCGTGCAGCTGGCTTCGCTGGGAACGCCGATCGTTGGGGATGGGAAGTATGGGTCTTCCATGAACTGGGAAGGCCGTATTGCGCTGCATGCTTTTTGTTTGAATTTAAAACATCCTGTTGGCGGCAAGCCTTTGACTCTGGAAGCTCCTTTGCCCGCTTACTGGAACGAGATCTGGCCGGAACCCTGGCCGCTTCAGGAAATGAGACAGAATCATGGATAAGAATCGTTTTAGATCGCAGATGACGAAGGGTGAAAAAGCTTCGGAGGGCGACGGGCGGATGCCGAGAGGGTCGATGCAGACGGAGGGCCGGGGATCCTGGATGCAGGCCGATGGTCGTGGGCCGCGGACGGATGGTCGTGGGCCGCGGACGGACGATCGTGGGCCGCGGATGCAGGGCCAGCCCCCAAGGGCGCCGAAGGTTCCCAAGATGCAGACCACCACGCTGTGGGATTTTCCGTCCCAGCACTACGGTGAAGAGATGCAGGGCGATGCGGACTATATTGGAGCCACGCCGTCCTATGTGATCTGGAACCTTCTGCACCGTTATACCAAGCCGGGTGCTGTGGTGATCGATCCCTTCTGCGGCAGCGGCACGACGCTGGATGTCTGCAAGGATCTGGACCGCCGTGGGATTGGTTTTGATATTTCTCCGTCGCGTCCGGATATCCAGAAGGCCGATGCGCGGCATATTCCGCTGGATGATGCGAGCGCGGACTTTGTGTTTATTGATCCTCCTTATTCCACGCATGTGAAATATTCCGGGGATCAGCAGTGCATAGGCGAACTCGATGCGCGGGGCGGCGGGTATTACGAGGCGATGGAGGAAGTGATCGCCGATATCTATCGCGTGCTGAAGCCGGGCGCTTACTTCGCGCTTTATGTTTCGGATTCCCAGGCGAAGAACAAGGCCTTCTGTCCGATTGGATTTGAGCTTTTCCTGCGGATGACGCGGCTTTTTGAGCCCGTGGATATCGTTTGTGTGACGAGGCATAATAAATCGCTGAAGCGGAATCACTGGCATACGTCGGCGATTGAAGGGAATTACTTCCTGCGTGGGTTTAATTATCTTTTCGTCGTGCGCAAGCGTCCGGTGGAAAGCGCAGACACGCATAAGCATGAAGAAGCGGGGATGCTGTCGAAGCTTTTCGAGGCGGCTGCGAAGGCCAGCCCGGGTGAAGTCGTGACGCCGGAGAAATTCGGGCATCTTCTGGATAACGAGAAGGACAAGCTGCAGGAGCATCTGAGCAAAAAGCAGCAGAAAAAGCTTAACCGCGCCGCACGTGCACCGCAGAGGGCGGAAGCGGATGCGCCGCGGACGAGTTCAGCGGGGGCTATCAAGCCGGTGCAGCATCCTGTCAGGAAAAAGAAATTCCAGGGTGGGCCTCGCAAAGGTCCGCGCTGACGGCTGGTAGCGGGCCACGCAAGGCCCGCGCTTTATAGGAAGACCCTGATGGACATCGCAAAATTAATCGCAGAGATTCGGCAATTTTCAGAGGAACGCGACTGGCGGCAATTCCACGATCCCAAGAACCTGGCCGCTGCGGTCAGCGTGGAATCGGCCGAGCTTTTGGAAATCTTTATGTGGCTGACGCCCGAGCAAAGTCGGAAACTGCCCGAAGATAAAATGCAGAATGCCCGCGACGAAATCGGTGATGTCCTGATCTGTCTCCTGAATCTGGCGGATCAATTGGGAATCGATGCGGTGGATGCGGCTCTTAAGAAGATGGACAAAAACCGCGCGAAATATCCTGTTGAAAAAGCCAAAGGGCTCGCGCGGAAGTATGACGAACTCTGAGCATCAGGACGATTTCTTCACCTTCGGATCGTCCTTCTCCAAAACCGCATACATCACCCGTTCCGCAGGAACGGTGTGATAGCCAAGCTTCTCCCAGACCGACGAACTAATAAAACCATCAATCATACGAATCGTATTCGCATTCGGAGGCAGGGCATCCAGAAGCTGCTTCAGAATCTGAAGCCCGATCCCGCGTTTGCGGAATTCAGGCCGAACCATGACATCGGTCAGCTGAAAAAGAAAAATATCATCCGAGATGACCCGACCAAAGCCGATCAACCGCGAACCTTCGAAGGCTGTTGCGTAATGCGAAGTCTTCTCCAGCATCTTCTGCAAAGCAGGAGCCGTGCGACTGCCATCCCGGTTCCAGCCGACAATGCTATACATTTCTGATAATTGATCGAAAGGAACCGGTCCGTTCAATAGGACTTTGATATCCATACGCTGGCCTCTTTTCCGGTAATCCTTCCATTGTAACCGCGTCAGGATTCGATGGCCACGCGAAAAACGGAGTGCTGGGGAAAAGCGGCTTTTACAGCGTTCTGCTGCTCGTCGGCTTTCTCGGGATCCAAAAGCCCGAGTATCATGCCCCCGCCGCCGGCCCCCGTGGTTTTCACCCCCGGCAGACCGATTTTGCGGCAGAGCTGTATCATCTCTTCCAAAGCATCCGGCACGACCGAGGCCGCGCGCAGAAGCTTGCCGCATTCATTCATGGCAGCACCTACGGTTGCAATATCACCCTGCTGCAGGGCTCCG
This Oligoflexus sp. DNA region includes the following protein-coding sequences:
- a CDS encoding nucleotide pyrophosphohydrolase — its product is MDIAKLIAEIRQFSEERDWRQFHDPKNLAAAVSVESAELLEIFMWLTPEQSRKLPEDKMQNARDEIGDVLICLLNLADQLGIDAVDAALKKMDKNRAKYPVEKAKGLARKYDEL
- a CDS encoding TRM11 family SAM-dependent methyltransferase, with product MQTEGRGSWMQADGRGPRTDGRGPRTDDRGPRMQGQPPRAPKVPKMQTTTLWDFPSQHYGEEMQGDADYIGATPSYVIWNLLHRYTKPGAVVIDPFCGSGTTLDVCKDLDRRGIGFDISPSRPDIQKADARHIPLDDASADFVFIDPPYSTHVKYSGDQQCIGELDARGGGYYEAMEEVIADIYRVLKPGAYFALYVSDSQAKNKAFCPIGFELFLRMTRLFEPVDIVCVTRHNKSLKRNHWHTSAIEGNYFLRGFNYLFVVRKRPVESADTHKHEEAGMLSKLFEAAAKASPGEVVTPEKFGHLLDNEKDKLQEHLSKKQQKKLNRAARAPQRAEADAPRTSSAGAIKPVQHPVRKKKFQGGPRKGPR
- a CDS encoding RluA family pseudouridine synthase → MDSSLTILFQDHHLVAVSKPARLPVASDHSGDETLLERVRAWNAARQEEGKKGYCVPIHFLDRPVSGLVLFGLSSKGAARLNEMFRKRQLNKIYVAIVEGIPRQPRGRLEHFLAKDKNSNLTRITGAKDPEAKRSILDYEVIATHGNRSWIRVEPETGRSHQIRVQLASLGTPIVGDGKYGSSMNWEGRIALHAFCLNLKHPVGGKPLTLEAPLPAYWNEIWPEPWPLQEMRQNHG
- a CDS encoding GNAT family N-acetyltransferase encodes the protein MDIKVLLNGPVPFDQLSEMYSIVGWNRDGSRTAPALQKMLEKTSHYATAFEGSRLIGFGRVISDDIFLFQLTDVMVRPEFRKRGIGLQILKQLLDALPPNANTIRMIDGFISSSVWEKLGYHTVPAERVMYAVLEKDDPKVKKSS
- a CDS encoding AMP-dependent synthetase/ligase; the protein is MFTKMTLPEKFFQQAQTRLDQKAFYYCRVRDGKWVSMTWKRYREEVCLLASWLLAQGVNKGSKIAILSANRPEWMIADLAILSIGAISIPVYATSSHADVSYILEHSGAEYLIVDTLERITYLQKTKLTGIVSFEKAPKKMSEQFASDVHALPTILHETKQTLHEPVAISDDDIATIIYTSGTTGKPKGVIHSHGNIAEAMRATSEILETPDGMIDRYFSFLPLSHVAERQLVEVGSIMNGAEVAFARSIDTLGEDLLRCRPTILLCVPRLWEKIYEKIQTGLLTASPIKRTVFALARTLGEQRIDDDKIKKAKDQSLGGIVSDALVGRKLRERLGLDRCRMFVTGAAPTRPEVMRFFGAFGVMIREVYGLTENLCLGVLNDAHEVIIGSCGKAFPGNEIRIADDGEIMFRAPWMFKGYYKNPVATREVLSDDGWFATGDLGALDSEGRLRIVGRKKELLKTSGGKYVAPVPIEDNLKSHPIVKDAMIVGDDKKYCVALVSLDNETAKALNSDERKEELKKLLRRVNEQLASFESIKRVGVMKDSFTVENGALTPTLKVKRNVVAKQKEEFIDRLYRSDDVVVYEI